The following are from one region of the Phormidium sp. PBR-2020 genome:
- a CDS encoding PHP domain-containing protein has protein sequence MLVYQTHLATSDRPAAQDTRTLCNLFSQLTADSCPHHYNFHMHSVYSDGRLRPEAIMEQAVTLGLKGLAITDHHSADGYRQAQGWLDDWKRSVPNARAPRLWTGVEINADLIGAEVHILGYGYNPDHQVIQPYLKGEKVQGAAFGAQQVIDSIHAAGGLAVLAHPARYRKSAAQLIPQAAKLGIDGSEAYYSYNNPDPWVPSPKETAQVKQLNAEHGLYSTCGTDTHGLSLLRRMS, from the coding sequence ATGCTTGTCTATCAGACCCATCTGGCGACATCCGATAGACCTGCCGCACAAGACACGCGGACGCTCTGTAACCTATTCAGCCAGCTCACCGCTGACAGTTGTCCGCACCACTACAACTTCCACATGCACTCGGTCTATTCCGATGGTCGTTTACGCCCCGAGGCCATCATGGAACAAGCAGTCACCCTAGGCCTCAAGGGGTTAGCCATTACCGACCATCACAGTGCGGACGGCTATCGTCAGGCCCAGGGTTGGCTCGATGATTGGAAACGCTCTGTACCCAACGCTCGGGCCCCGCGTCTGTGGACAGGCGTCGAAATCAACGCTGACCTAATTGGGGCAGAGGTTCACATCCTCGGCTATGGCTATAACCCCGACCACCAAGTCATTCAACCCTATCTGAAGGGGGAAAAAGTCCAGGGAGCCGCCTTTGGGGCCCAACAGGTGATTGACTCCATTCACGCCGCCGGAGGACTCGCAGTACTGGCCCACCCCGCTCGCTATCGTAAATCCGCCGCTCAGCTCATTCCCCAGGCGGCGAAACTGGGCATCGACGGCTCAGAAGCCTATTATTCCTACAACAACCCCGATCCCTGGGTTCCGAGTCCCAAGGAAACCGCCCAAGTCAAACAACTCAACGCCGAGCATGGCCTCTATAGCACCTGCGGAACCGACACCCACGGACTGAGTCTCCTACGACGAATGTCCTGA
- the dxr gene encoding 1-deoxy-D-xylulose-5-phosphate reductoisomerase, with product MKAITLLGSTGSIGTQTLDIVASHPDRFELVGIAAGNNVELLAQQVRQFKPEIVAIRNAEKLPQLREAIADLDPQPEILAGEDGIIEVARYGHAEAVVTGIVGCAGLLPTLAAIEAGKDIALANKETLIAGGPVVNPLIEKHGVKLLPADSEHSAIFQCLQGVPEGGLKRIILTASGGAFRDWDVERLCEVTVADAITHPNWSMGRKITVDSATLMNKGLEVIEAHYLFGLDYDDIDIVVHPQSIIHSLIELQDTSVLAQLGWPDMRLPLLYSLSYPERIATQLEQFDLVKAGDLTFREPDHQKYPCMELAYQAGREGGSMTAVLNAANEQAVALFLDEQVQFLDIPRLIERVCDHHRAQNQATPSLDDILAADDWARQAVREAAESLTAKTVLA from the coding sequence GTGAAAGCTATCACACTATTAGGATCAACGGGATCGATTGGGACGCAAACCCTCGACATTGTGGCCAGTCATCCGGATCGCTTTGAGTTGGTGGGAATTGCGGCGGGCAATAATGTGGAGTTATTGGCGCAACAGGTGCGTCAGTTTAAGCCTGAGATTGTTGCCATTCGTAATGCCGAAAAACTGCCTCAATTACGGGAGGCGATCGCCGATCTCGATCCTCAGCCGGAAATTTTGGCGGGGGAGGATGGCATCATTGAGGTGGCTCGTTATGGCCATGCTGAAGCCGTCGTGACGGGGATTGTGGGCTGTGCGGGTTTGCTGCCAACTCTGGCGGCGATCGAGGCGGGTAAGGATATTGCTCTGGCTAATAAGGAAACCCTCATTGCTGGGGGACCGGTGGTGAATCCCTTAATTGAAAAACATGGGGTAAAACTGCTGCCGGCGGATTCGGAACATTCGGCGATTTTCCAATGTTTACAAGGGGTTCCTGAGGGGGGACTGAAACGGATTATTCTCACGGCCTCTGGGGGCGCGTTCCGAGATTGGGACGTAGAACGTCTCTGTGAGGTGACGGTGGCGGATGCGATTACTCATCCGAATTGGTCGATGGGGCGCAAGATTACGGTGGATTCGGCCACCTTGATGAATAAGGGCTTAGAAGTCATCGAAGCTCATTATCTCTTTGGTTTGGACTACGATGATATTGATATTGTGGTGCATCCTCAGAGCATTATTCACTCCCTGATTGAGTTGCAGGATACCTCGGTTTTGGCTCAGTTGGGTTGGCCGGATATGCGCTTACCGTTGCTCTATTCTCTGTCCTATCCGGAGCGGATTGCTACTCAATTAGAACAGTTTGATTTGGTGAAAGCGGGGGATTTAACCTTCCGAGAACCGGATCATCAGAAATATCCCTGCATGGAGTTAGCCTACCAGGCGGGACGAGAGGGTGGCTCGATGACGGCGGTGTTGAATGCGGCTAATGAGCAGGCGGTGGCGTTGTTCCTAGATGAACAGGTGCAGTTTTTGGATATTCCCCGTTTGATTGAACGGGTGTGCGATCACCATCGGGCCCAGAATCAAGCGACTCCGAGTTTGGATGATATCTTGGCGGCCGATGATTGGGCCCGTCAGGCGGTTCGGGAGGCGGCTGAGTCGCTGACGGCGAAAACGGTTCTCGCTTAA
- the carA gene encoding glutamine-hydrolyzing carbamoyl-phosphate synthase small subunit → MPISGAQPALLVLADGSHYQGYSFGATGTAIGEVVFNTGMTGYQEVLTDPSYCGQLITFTYPELGNVGVNPDDEESKGPVAKAAIARNICQRPSNWRSTQSLPDYLKEHGIPGIYGIDTRALTLKLRSSGAMNGAVSTEILDPEALLMQVQSAPSMAGLNLVPEVSTSEVYEWQEPTAEIWEFGPKGQPGEDPYTVVAIDFGVKRNILRRLASYGCRVIVVPVGTSPEEILSYNPDGIFLSNGPGDPAAVRDGVATVKSLLTAEKPMFGICMGHQILGQAIGGETFKLKFGHRGLNQPCGLSQQVEITSQNHGFAIDAESLSGDLEVTHFNLNDRTVAGLRHKQLPLFSVQYHPEASPGPHDADYLFGQFVESMRQSRQATASV, encoded by the coding sequence ATGCCCATCTCAGGCGCTCAACCTGCACTCCTTGTCCTCGCCGACGGCAGCCATTATCAAGGCTACTCCTTTGGTGCCACCGGAACGGCCATCGGTGAAGTCGTCTTCAATACCGGAATGACGGGCTATCAAGAAGTTTTGACCGATCCCAGTTACTGTGGTCAGTTGATTACCTTTACCTATCCTGAACTGGGGAATGTTGGGGTGAACCCCGACGATGAAGAATCTAAGGGGCCCGTTGCCAAAGCGGCGATCGCACGCAATATCTGTCAGCGCCCCAGCAACTGGCGCTCAACGCAGTCCTTGCCGGATTATCTCAAAGAGCATGGGATTCCCGGAATTTATGGCATTGACACCCGCGCCTTAACCCTGAAACTGCGATCGTCGGGGGCGATGAATGGGGCAGTCTCCACAGAAATTCTTGACCCGGAAGCCCTATTGATGCAAGTTCAGTCGGCCCCGAGTATGGCCGGACTTAACCTGGTTCCGGAAGTCTCCACATCAGAAGTCTATGAGTGGCAGGAACCGACCGCCGAGATTTGGGAATTTGGCCCCAAAGGGCAACCGGGAGAAGACCCCTATACCGTTGTCGCCATTGACTTTGGCGTGAAGCGCAACATTCTGCGTCGTCTGGCCAGTTACGGCTGTCGGGTGATTGTGGTTCCTGTCGGAACCTCTCCTGAGGAGATTCTTAGCTACAATCCTGATGGGATTTTTCTCTCCAATGGCCCCGGAGATCCGGCGGCGGTGCGAGATGGAGTCGCTACGGTGAAATCCCTACTGACGGCCGAAAAACCCATGTTTGGTATCTGTATGGGCCACCAAATTCTCGGACAAGCCATTGGTGGCGAAACCTTTAAACTCAAGTTTGGCCACCGCGGCCTCAATCAACCCTGTGGCTTGAGTCAACAGGTGGAGATTACCAGTCAGAATCACGGCTTCGCGATTGATGCTGAGTCCCTGAGTGGAGATTTAGAGGTGACTCACTTTAACCTCAACGATCGCACCGTAGCCGGATTGCGGCATAAACAACTGCCCTTGTTCTCGGTGCAATATCACCCAGAAGCCAGTCCTGGCCCCCATGATGCCGATTATCTCTTTGGTCAATTTGTTGAGTCCATGCGTCA